A genome region from Crossiella equi includes the following:
- a CDS encoding maleylpyruvate isomerase N-terminal domain-containing protein: MRVEHEEGQTAFREALAALVALCDKLDDTAMLADSRCRSWTVADVLAHVHLGLQDMLLGLVSPTADEPDTDAADYWRQRVPGDNASADRVDAVQFTRRLAAAYRRPTGLLGHLRPTAEAVARTADALPELAVRFQGHVLAAGDFLATWAVELTVHHLDLRQEPPPAPSALALSRRTVEALAGASFLPALDDEMVVLAGAGRVPLTEFQRRTAGRFATRLPVLG, translated from the coding sequence ATGCGCGTGGAGCACGAGGAGGGCCAGACCGCGTTCCGGGAGGCGCTGGCCGCGCTGGTGGCGCTGTGCGACAAGCTCGACGACACCGCCATGCTGGCCGACAGCCGCTGCCGGAGCTGGACCGTCGCCGACGTCCTCGCCCACGTGCACCTCGGCCTCCAGGACATGCTGCTCGGCCTCGTCTCCCCCACCGCGGACGAACCGGACACCGACGCCGCCGACTACTGGCGCCAGCGCGTGCCCGGCGACAACGCCTCGGCCGACCGGGTGGACGCGGTGCAGTTCACTCGCCGCCTGGCCGCGGCCTACCGCCGCCCGACCGGGCTGCTCGGCCACCTCCGGCCGACCGCCGAGGCCGTGGCGCGCACCGCGGACGCCCTGCCCGAGCTGGCCGTCCGCTTCCAGGGCCACGTGCTGGCCGCCGGGGACTTCCTCGCCACCTGGGCGGTGGAGCTGACCGTGCACCACCTGGACCTGCGCCAGGAGCCGCCGCCCGCGCCCAGCGCGCTCGCCCTGTCCCGGCGCACGGTGGAAGCCCTCGCCGGGGCATCGTTCCTGCCCGCGCTGGACGACGAGATGGTGGTGCTGGCCGGTGCGGGCCGGGTGCCCCTGACGGAGTTCCAGCGCCGCACCGCGGGCCGGTTCGCGACGCGGCTGCCGGTGCTCGGCTAG
- a CDS encoding ornithine cyclodeaminase family protein codes for MSTSTGPVVLSESEVSALLDLDEVITSQRQAFTALGEGTGLVAEKAVLECPDGTSTLSYLGRVNPSHGVVNKVVSILPDNPARGLPAITATLVVLNPDTGEVDAVLAGGGLTAVRTAAATAVAVDALTDAGAGEVAMLGSGVQGRWHVRALSRVRPLRRVRLWSPNAARRARAAEELSAELGLAVVPVDGPAAAVEGAEVVVAGTLSHTPVVPTAALAEGATVVSVGSFAPDRHEVDQDLVARARLVVDHIPTAVGHAGPIREAVTTGTRPRSDLVSLGQVLTGTPGRRSPAELVFYNSVGLGIQDAAVAALVLAKHRGWRGSRPAGPGAAAADRES; via the coding sequence ATGAGCACGAGTACTGGCCCGGTTGTCCTGTCCGAGTCCGAGGTGTCCGCGCTGCTGGACCTGGACGAGGTGATCACCAGCCAGCGGCAGGCGTTCACCGCCCTGGGCGAGGGCACGGGCCTGGTCGCGGAGAAGGCGGTGCTGGAGTGCCCGGACGGCACCTCCACCCTGAGTTACCTCGGACGGGTGAACCCCTCGCACGGTGTGGTGAACAAGGTGGTGAGCATCCTCCCGGACAACCCGGCCCGGGGCCTCCCGGCGATCACCGCGACGCTGGTGGTGCTGAACCCGGACACGGGCGAGGTCGACGCGGTGCTGGCGGGCGGCGGCCTGACCGCGGTGCGCACGGCGGCGGCCACGGCGGTGGCGGTCGACGCGCTGACCGACGCCGGGGCGGGTGAGGTCGCGATGCTGGGCTCGGGTGTGCAGGGCCGCTGGCACGTGCGCGCCCTGTCCCGCGTGCGCCCGCTGCGCCGGGTTCGGCTGTGGAGCCCGAACGCGGCCCGCCGCGCGCGGGCGGCCGAGGAGCTGAGCGCGGAGCTGGGCCTCGCGGTGGTCCCGGTGGACGGCCCGGCGGCGGCGGTGGAGGGCGCGGAGGTGGTGGTGGCGGGCACGCTGAGCCACACCCCGGTGGTCCCGACGGCCGCGCTGGCCGAGGGCGCGACGGTGGTCAGCGTGGGCTCCTTCGCCCCGGACCGCCACGAGGTGGACCAGGACCTGGTGGCGCGGGCCCGCCTGGTGGTCGACCACATCCCCACGGCGGTGGGCCACGCGGGCCCGATCCGCGAGGCAGTCACCACCGGTACGCGCCCGCGCTCGGACCTGGTGTCCCTGGGCCAGGTGCTGACGGGTACCCCGGGCCGCCGGAGCCCGGCCGAGCTGGTGTTCTACAACAGCGTGGGCCTGGGCATCCAGGACGCGGCGGTGGCGGCGCTGGTGCTGGCCAAGCACCGCGGCTGGCGCGGATCCCGGCCCGCCGGGCCCGGGGCGGCCGCCGCTGATCGGGAGAGCTAG